From Nonlabens sp. Ci31, the proteins below share one genomic window:
- the mscL gene encoding large conductance mechanosensitive channel protein MscL produces MKLLKEFKEFAVKGNMIDMAVGIIIGTAFNNVVQILVKKVILPPLSYLTNGVNYEDKKYILREPIEGGTGDRAKEIAISYGELINVIIDFMVIGFTIFIVIKLMNKLRNNAQDPNNNKVVTPKDIELLNDLKELMQEQNAMLKQK; encoded by the coding sequence GAATTTGCCGTAAAAGGAAATATGATAGACATGGCGGTAGGTATCATAATAGGTACAGCCTTTAATAATGTGGTGCAAATACTCGTTAAAAAAGTCATTTTACCGCCGCTTTCTTACCTCACTAATGGCGTGAATTATGAAGATAAAAAATACATTTTACGAGAACCAATAGAAGGAGGAACTGGGGATCGTGCCAAAGAGATCGCGATAAGTTATGGCGAGCTTATTAATGTCATCATAGATTTTATGGTCATAGGTTTTACCATATTTATAGTCATAAAGCTTATGAATAAATTACGTAACAATGCTCAAGATCCTAACAATAATAAGGTCGTAACTCCTAAGGATATCGAATTGCTCAACGATTTAAAAGAGTTGATGCAAGAACAAAATGCGATGTTGAAGCAGAAGTAA